Proteins from a genomic interval of Siniperca chuatsi isolate FFG_IHB_CAS linkage group LG10, ASM2008510v1, whole genome shotgun sequence:
- the LOC122883365 gene encoding cytosolic sulfotransferase 3-like has translation METMLCNENREEGKYLACLGKITAGQEKSVRNTAEKPAVISMSVDADKMDLPSRPEVFDFHGVSMTHYFTDNWENIQNFQARPDDILIATYPKAGTTWVSYILDLLYFGQTSPERQTSIPIYNRVPFLEITIPSLDSGKDLVDKLPTSPRLIKTHFPVQFVPKSFWEQNCRIVYVARNAKDNVVSYFHFDRMNMVQPEPGDWSSYLHRFMEGKMVFGSWYDHVNGWWKKKQTYSKLHYMFYEDLIEDTGREIDKLCCFLGLSPSVEEKKRITGGVQFDNMKKNNMANYSTLPVMDFKISPFMRKGKVGDWKNHFTVAQSEQFDEDYKKKMKDPTLQFRTEI, from the exons ATGGAGACCATGTTATGCAACGAgaacagagaggaaggaaaatatTTGGCTTGTCTGGGAAAAATTACAGCAGGACAAGAGAAAAGTGTCAGAAATACAGCAGAGAAACCAGCAGTGATCAGCATGTCAGTTGATGCAGACAAG ATGGATTTACCTTCTCGACCAGAAGTGTTTGATTTCCATGGAGTCTCAATGACCCACTATTTCACAGACAACTGGGAGAACATCCAAAACTTTCAGGCCAGGCCAGACGATATACTTATCGCAACATACCCCAAAGCAG GAACCACCTGGGTCTCCTACATCCTTGACCTGTTGTATTTTGGTCAGACATCTCCAGAGCGTCAGACATCCATCCCAATTTATAACAGAGTGCCGTTCTTGGAGATCACCATCCCTTCTTTGGATTCAG GAAAAGACCTGGTGGACAAGCTCCCCACCTCTCCTCGCCTCATTAAAACCCATTTTCCAGTCCAGTTTGTGCCAAAGTCCTTTTGGGAGCAAAACTGCAGG ATAGTCTACGTGGCCCGCAATGCCAAAGACAACGTGGTCTCTTATTTTCACTTTGATCGCATGAACATGGTGCAGCCAGAGCCTGGAGACTGGAGCAGCTACCTCCACAGATTCATGGAGGGAAAGA TGGTGTTTGGATCCTGGTATGACCACGTGAACGGCTGGTGGAAGAAGAAGCAGACTTATTCAAAACTCCATTACATGTTCTACGAAGATCTGATTGAG GATACTGGACGGGAAATAGACAAACTCTGTTGCTTTCTTGGTTTGTCTCCTTCAGTcgaggagaagaaaagaattACAGGCGGAGTGCAGTTTGATAATATGAAAAAGAACAACATGGCCAACTATTCTACGCTCCCAGTTATGGATTTCAAAATTTCTCCTTTCATGAGAAAAG GGAAGGTTGGTGACTGGAAGAACCATTTCACTGTGGCCCAGAGTGAACAGTTTGATGAAGACTACAAGAAAAAGATGAAGGACCCCACACTTCAATTCCGCACTGAAATTTGA